The Nocardioides salarius genome includes a region encoding these proteins:
- the pruA gene encoding L-glutamate gamma-semialdehyde dehydrogenase has product MDAISFPPAPVNEPNLHYAPGSAEREALLDQIAVLEKEPRELPAYIGGQWRHGGGAPIEVVQPHDHQHVLGTAHNSTRADAQDAIDAALAAAPAWRDLPFDDRCAIILKAADLLAGPWRQRLNAATVLGQSKTAFQAEIDSACELIDFWRFNVHYAKQILTDQPIANSPGVWNRTDHRPLEGFVYAITPFNFTAIAGNLPTAPALMGNVVLWKPSPTQQLAASLIMELLEEAGLPPGVINMLPGDGLEVSEVALAHRDLAGIHFTGSTPTFQHLWRTVGENITEYRSYPRIVGETGGKDFIVAHPSADPAVLRTAMVRGAFEFQGQKCSAASRAYVPASVWAQIKDDLVTEVEAIKVGDPTDLSNFMGAVIDDRAFAKHVAAIERAQSTPGLEVVAGGQTDDSVGWFVRPTVVVSEKPDDEMFATEYFGPILAVHVYDDSQDGAFESVVAQMESFAPYALTGAIISQDRGAVAWARQALRFAAGNFYINDKPTGAVVGQQPFGGGRASGTNDKAGAAVNLLRWTSPRSIKETFVPPKEYRYPYMG; this is encoded by the coding sequence ATGGACGCGATCTCCTTCCCGCCGGCTCCGGTCAACGAGCCCAACCTCCACTACGCCCCCGGCTCCGCGGAGCGGGAGGCGTTGCTCGACCAGATCGCGGTGCTCGAGAAGGAGCCCCGCGAGCTCCCCGCCTACATCGGTGGCCAGTGGCGCCACGGTGGCGGGGCGCCGATCGAGGTCGTGCAGCCCCACGACCACCAGCACGTGCTGGGCACCGCCCACAACTCCACCCGGGCCGACGCCCAGGACGCGATCGACGCGGCCCTCGCGGCGGCGCCCGCCTGGCGCGACCTGCCCTTCGACGACCGCTGCGCGATCATCCTCAAGGCCGCCGACCTGCTGGCCGGCCCCTGGCGCCAGCGGCTCAACGCCGCGACCGTGCTGGGCCAGTCGAAGACCGCCTTCCAGGCCGAGATCGACTCGGCCTGCGAGCTCATCGACTTCTGGCGCTTCAACGTCCACTACGCCAAGCAGATCCTCACCGACCAGCCGATCGCCAACAGCCCCGGCGTGTGGAACCGCACCGACCACCGCCCGCTCGAGGGCTTCGTCTACGCGATCACGCCCTTCAACTTCACCGCGATCGCCGGCAACCTGCCCACCGCCCCGGCGCTGATGGGCAACGTGGTGCTCTGGAAGCCCAGCCCCACCCAGCAGCTGGCCGCCTCGCTGATCATGGAGCTGCTCGAGGAGGCCGGGCTGCCGCCGGGCGTCATCAACATGCTCCCCGGCGACGGTCTCGAGGTCTCCGAGGTGGCGCTGGCCCACCGCGACCTGGCCGGCATCCACTTCACCGGCTCGACGCCCACCTTCCAGCACCTGTGGCGCACCGTCGGCGAGAACATCACCGAGTACCGCTCCTACCCGCGCATCGTCGGCGAGACCGGCGGCAAGGACTTCATCGTCGCCCACCCCTCCGCCGACCCCGCCGTGCTGCGCACCGCGATGGTCCGCGGTGCCTTCGAGTTCCAGGGCCAGAAGTGCTCGGCCGCCTCGCGCGCCTACGTGCCGGCCTCGGTGTGGGCGCAGATCAAGGACGACCTCGTGACCGAGGTCGAGGCGATCAAGGTGGGCGACCCCACCGACCTGTCCAACTTCATGGGCGCGGTCATCGACGACCGCGCCTTCGCCAAGCACGTGGCCGCCATCGAGCGGGCGCAGTCGACCCCGGGCCTCGAGGTCGTCGCCGGCGGCCAGACCGACGACTCGGTGGGCTGGTTCGTGCGCCCCACCGTCGTGGTCTCCGAGAAGCCCGACGACGAGATGTTCGCGACCGAGTACTTCGGCCCGATCCTGGCCGTGCACGTCTACGACGACTCCCAGGACGGCGCCTTCGAGTCGGTCGTGGCCCAGATGGAGTCGTTCGCACCGTACGCGCTGACCGGCGCGATCATCAGCCAGGACCGCGGCGCGGTCGCCTGGGCCCGCCAGGCGCTGCGCTTCGCGGCCGGCAACTTCTACATCAACGACAAGCCGACCGGCGCCGTGGTGGGCCAGCAGCCCTTCGGCGGCGGGCGCGCCTCGGGCACCAACGACAAGGCCGGCGCCGCGGTCAACCTGCTGCGCTGGACCAGCCCGCGCTCCATCAAGGAGACGTTCGTGCCGCCCAAGGAGTACCGCTACCCCTACATGGGCTGA
- a CDS encoding DUF6912 family protein translates to MTRLYLPSSLEVLARLHAGEELATTTAVEADDDSEDSEYAALLTAAEASAELVGTGGRRVVVVAEVGRPGDPVTVREVVAVHVDTEAGADPDDDLAWFATQEIGQLVQGADGA, encoded by the coding sequence GTGACGCGCCTCTACCTGCCGTCGAGCCTCGAGGTGCTCGCCCGCCTGCACGCCGGCGAGGAGCTCGCCACCACCACCGCGGTCGAGGCCGACGACGACAGCGAGGACAGCGAGTACGCCGCGCTGCTCACCGCCGCCGAGGCCTCCGCCGAGCTCGTCGGCACGGGCGGGCGCCGGGTGGTCGTGGTGGCCGAGGTCGGGCGGCCCGGCGACCCGGTGACGGTGCGCGAGGTGGTCGCGGTGCACGTCGACACCGAGGCCGGCGCCGATCCCGACGACGACCTCGCGTGGTTCGCCACCCAGGAGATCGGCCAACTGGTCCAGGGGGCCGACGGCGCCTAG
- a CDS encoding WS/DGAT/MGAT family O-acyltransferase codes for MTTRVQARDLAFLAEETASTPRHNATVEVFEPGESGFDHERLLELIEDRISFVPRYRQRLQAVPGRLANPVWIDDPDFDLGYHVRRSALPRPGTPEQLRELVARIVSRPLDRSKPLWEVYVVEGLADGRVALLYKAHQALVDGVQTVDLAQVLLDTSPEPKLLGGDDWDAWKRPSAPSLVVGAVRDNLTRPDVLGQTLRSVSASVARTAETSGERAGRVLGALTGRGAERETPVSGRHSQQRRVVSVHTALADHQRIRDGHGGTVNDVVLATISGALRAWLMNRSESMAGLRRIRAVVPVSVIDSELEATSLGSQIAAHVVDLPVGEASPVVRLHQVSYSFQSHQETGRGVAANRLAGIAGFAPSTFHAIGSRVAAWEAGRSDQLIVTNVPGPQSPLYAAGARMVATYPVPPLLPGHLLAIGVTSYDGQVSYGITADRDKVPDADVLGQCLSESLDELLDTVSGARPRAPRGRRKKGADRS; via the coding sequence ATGACCACCCGGGTGCAGGCGCGCGACCTGGCCTTCCTGGCCGAGGAGACGGCGTCGACGCCGCGGCACAACGCCACCGTCGAGGTCTTCGAGCCCGGCGAGTCCGGCTTCGACCACGAACGGCTCCTCGAGCTCATCGAGGACCGCATCAGCTTCGTCCCCCGCTACCGCCAGCGCCTGCAGGCGGTCCCGGGGCGGCTGGCCAACCCGGTGTGGATCGACGACCCCGACTTCGACCTCGGCTACCACGTGCGCCGCTCGGCGCTGCCGCGCCCGGGCACCCCCGAGCAGCTGCGCGAGCTGGTGGCCCGCATCGTCTCCCGCCCTCTCGACCGGTCCAAGCCGCTGTGGGAGGTCTACGTCGTCGAAGGTCTGGCCGACGGCCGGGTCGCGCTGCTCTACAAGGCCCACCAGGCGCTGGTCGACGGGGTGCAGACCGTCGACCTGGCCCAGGTGCTGCTCGACACCTCGCCCGAGCCCAAGCTGCTCGGCGGCGACGACTGGGACGCCTGGAAGCGCCCCTCCGCGCCGAGCCTGGTCGTCGGCGCGGTGCGCGACAACCTCACCCGCCCCGACGTGCTGGGCCAGACGCTGCGCAGCGTCTCGGCCTCGGTGGCCCGCACCGCCGAGACGAGCGGCGAGCGGGCCGGCCGCGTGCTGGGCGCCCTGACCGGTCGCGGCGCCGAGCGCGAGACGCCGGTCAGCGGGCGGCACTCCCAGCAGCGCCGGGTCGTGTCGGTGCACACCGCCCTCGCCGACCACCAGCGCATCCGCGACGGCCACGGCGGCACCGTCAACGACGTCGTGCTGGCCACCATCTCGGGCGCCCTGCGGGCCTGGCTGATGAACCGCTCGGAGTCGATGGCCGGGCTGCGGCGCATCCGCGCGGTGGTACCGGTCTCGGTGATCGACAGCGAGCTCGAGGCGACCTCGCTGGGCAGCCAGATCGCCGCCCACGTGGTCGACCTGCCGGTCGGCGAGGCCAGCCCGGTGGTGCGCCTGCACCAGGTCTCCTACTCCTTCCAGAGCCACCAGGAGACCGGTCGCGGCGTGGCCGCCAACCGCCTCGCGGGCATCGCCGGCTTCGCGCCCAGCACCTTCCACGCCATCGGCTCCCGGGTCGCGGCCTGGGAGGCCGGGCGCAGCGACCAGCTGATCGTCACCAACGTGCCGGGCCCGCAGTCGCCGCTCTACGCCGCGGGTGCGCGGATGGTGGCCACCTACCCGGTGCCCCCGCTGCTGCCCGGGCACCTGCTGGCGATCGGCGTGACGTCGTACGACGGCCAGGTCTCCTACGGCATCACCGCCGACCGCGACAAGGTGCCCGACGCCGACGTGCTGGGCCAGTGCCTGTCCGAGTCGCTCGACGAGCTGCTCGACACCGTCTCCGGCGCGCGCCCGCGCGCGCCCCGGGGACGCCGCAAGAAGGGCGCGGACCGCTCGTGA
- a CDS encoding AAA family ATPase, with product MSGPGPAGTSLRGPGEPVVVIVAAAGAAWESTAVGALTGRPGVVLLKRCVDVDDLLAAASAGQADAAVLGLDAHGLDSAAVDLLRRHRVRPVAVVPTTVDPGTARLRASRIGIRTLVPEGRVDTVADAVTAPEVVPEPTRPAYDGAPGAPGAPDAPATPPARPTDAVPAVAAPDEVAPEQGTGRVLAVWGPAGAPGRSTLAVALASELAGRRLPTLLVDADPQAGSIAQQLGVLDEVSGLLAAARLATAGVLEERLASVQRSLGPHLRVVTGLPRADRWSEVRPGSLEHLLELARAQGHVVVDTGASLEDDPSADLGGRPARHALTLGALDVADEVVAVGTADPVGLSRLARGLVELGERWPGTPVRVVVNQMRPTLGWTREEVGSMIGGFAAPASLHFLPEDRAGVDRALVAGRTLLEAGESPLTRAVAELADALVGTAAPAAAAVRRRRAGRARRR from the coding sequence GTGAGCGGTCCCGGCCCCGCCGGCACGTCGTTGCGCGGGCCGGGGGAGCCGGTCGTGGTGATCGTGGCCGCGGCCGGCGCGGCCTGGGAGTCCACGGCCGTGGGGGCGCTCACCGGGCGGCCCGGCGTGGTGCTGCTCAAGCGCTGCGTCGACGTCGACGACCTGCTGGCCGCCGCGTCGGCCGGGCAGGCCGACGCCGCGGTGCTCGGCCTCGACGCGCACGGGCTCGACTCGGCGGCGGTCGACCTGCTGCGCCGCCACCGGGTGCGTCCGGTGGCGGTGGTGCCGACCACGGTCGATCCCGGCACCGCCCGGCTGCGCGCCTCGCGGATCGGCATCCGCACCCTGGTGCCCGAGGGGCGGGTCGACACCGTCGCCGACGCCGTCACCGCACCGGAGGTGGTCCCCGAACCGACCCGGCCGGCGTACGACGGAGCCCCCGGAGCCCCCGGAGCCCCCGACGCCCCGGCCACCCCGCCGGCGCGCCCCACGGACGCGGTGCCGGCGGTCGCGGCGCCCGACGAGGTCGCTCCCGAGCAGGGGACCGGCCGGGTGCTGGCGGTGTGGGGACCGGCCGGCGCCCCGGGGCGCAGCACCCTCGCGGTGGCCCTGGCCTCCGAGCTGGCCGGGCGCCGGCTCCCGACCCTGCTCGTCGACGCCGACCCCCAGGCCGGGAGCATCGCCCAGCAGCTCGGGGTGCTCGACGAGGTCTCGGGGCTCCTGGCCGCGGCCCGGCTGGCGACGGCTGGGGTGCTGGAGGAGCGGCTCGCGTCGGTGCAGCGCTCGCTGGGCCCCCACCTGCGCGTGGTGACGGGGCTCCCGCGCGCCGACCGGTGGAGCGAGGTGCGGCCCGGCTCGCTGGAGCACCTGCTCGAGCTGGCCCGCGCCCAGGGCCACGTGGTCGTCGACACCGGTGCCTCGCTCGAGGACGACCCGTCCGCCGACCTGGGCGGGCGGCCGGCACGCCACGCGCTGACCCTCGGCGCGCTCGACGTGGCCGACGAGGTGGTGGCGGTCGGCACCGCCGACCCCGTCGGGCTCTCGCGCCTGGCCCGGGGCCTGGTCGAGCTGGGGGAGCGGTGGCCGGGCACCCCGGTGCGGGTGGTGGTCAACCAGATGCGTCCCACGCTGGGCTGGACCCGCGAGGAGGTGGGCTCGATGATCGGCGGGTTCGCGGCCCCCGCGTCGCTGCACTTCCTGCCCGAGGACCGCGCCGGGGTCGACCGGGCCCTGGTGGCGGGTCGCACCCTGCTCGAGGCCGGCGAGTCGCCGCTGACCCGGGCGGTCGCCGAGCTGGCCGACGCCCTCGTGGGGACCGCCGCCCCGGCCGCCGCGGCCGTCAGGCGGCGAAGAGCAGGAAGAGCCCGCCGGCGGTGA
- a CDS encoding helix-turn-helix domain-containing protein, giving the protein MPGTPRFLTLADVAEVLNTSSAQVYALVRRGDLPAIKIGGRGQWRVEAAQLEEFIARMYAETRTFVDEHPYVEAERPE; this is encoded by the coding sequence ATGCCCGGTACGCCCCGCTTCCTGACCCTGGCCGACGTCGCGGAGGTCCTCAACACCTCCAGCGCGCAGGTCTACGCGCTGGTGCGCCGCGGCGACCTGCCGGCGATCAAGATCGGTGGGCGCGGGCAGTGGCGGGTCGAGGCCGCGCAGCTCGAGGAGTTCATCGCGCGGATGTACGCCGAGACGCGCACCTTCGTCGACGAGCACCCCTACGTCGAGGCCGAGCGGCCCGAGTAG
- a CDS encoding S1C family serine protease — protein MNDEEQTAPLQQPAPPPPPEQPQQGAWLPPHPPAAPPSGPWAGAAYAGFGQPPRPAPRARVSGWVWPVVTVVALVVGLFGGAVGGALVGAIEREGLGPVRDGLAGVDTVTSAPLRPEDGTVAAVAETLLPATVQIVAEFGGDAQGATGSGFVLDRQGHVITNNHVVAEAADDGRIQVVDQEGGRYAATVVGRSPVYDLAVLEVPDLEGTEPASLGASAALRVGETVVAIGSPLGLSSTVTSGIVSALQRPVTTGDSANESSYINAVQTDAAINPGNSGGPLVNLLGQVVGVNSAIATTGGGGFGGGSSGNIGVGFAIPIEQVKVTADQILKTGEARYPVIGAQVQTGREDGRGARIEEVVTGSAAEEAGLQEGDLVVEVEGDRVTDGIALIVSIRSHQPGETIEFTVLRRGSRETVSITLRPEVG, from the coding sequence GTGAACGACGAGGAGCAGACCGCGCCACTGCAGCAGCCTGCCCCGCCGCCACCGCCCGAGCAGCCGCAGCAGGGCGCCTGGCTGCCCCCGCACCCGCCGGCCGCGCCGCCGTCGGGGCCGTGGGCGGGCGCGGCGTACGCCGGCTTCGGCCAGCCGCCGCGGCCTGCCCCGCGGGCCCGGGTCAGCGGCTGGGTGTGGCCGGTCGTGACCGTGGTGGCGCTGGTGGTCGGCCTGTTCGGCGGCGCCGTGGGTGGCGCCCTGGTCGGCGCGATCGAGCGTGAGGGGCTCGGCCCCGTCCGTGACGGCCTGGCCGGCGTCGACACCGTCACCTCGGCCCCGCTGCGCCCTGAGGACGGCACCGTGGCCGCGGTCGCCGAGACGCTGCTGCCGGCCACGGTGCAGATCGTCGCCGAGTTCGGCGGCGACGCCCAGGGCGCCACCGGCTCGGGGTTCGTGCTCGACCGCCAGGGCCACGTCATCACCAACAACCACGTCGTGGCCGAGGCCGCCGACGACGGCCGCATCCAGGTCGTCGACCAGGAGGGCGGGCGCTACGCCGCGACCGTCGTGGGCCGCAGCCCCGTCTACGACCTCGCCGTCCTCGAGGTGCCCGACCTGGAGGGCACCGAGCCGGCCTCGCTCGGCGCCTCCGCCGCCCTGCGGGTCGGCGAGACGGTGGTGGCGATCGGCTCGCCGCTCGGGCTGAGCTCGACGGTCACCTCGGGCATCGTCAGCGCGCTGCAGCGGCCCGTGACCACCGGCGACTCCGCCAACGAGTCGTCCTACATCAACGCGGTGCAGACCGACGCCGCGATCAACCCCGGCAACTCCGGCGGCCCGCTGGTCAACCTGCTCGGCCAGGTGGTGGGCGTGAACTCCGCCATCGCCACCACCGGCGGCGGCGGCTTCGGGGGCGGCAGCTCCGGCAACATCGGGGTCGGCTTCGCGATCCCGATCGAGCAGGTCAAGGTCACCGCCGACCAGATCCTCAAGACCGGCGAGGCCCGCTACCCGGTGATCGGCGCCCAGGTGCAGACCGGGCGCGAGGACGGCCGCGGCGCCCGCATCGAGGAGGTCGTGACCGGCAGCGCCGCCGAGGAGGCCGGCCTGCAGGAGGGCGACCTGGTCGTGGAGGTCGAGGGCGACCGGGTCACCGACGGCATCGCCCTCATCGTCTCGATCCGCTCGCACCAGCCCGGCGAGACCATCGAGTTCACCGTGCTGCGCCGGGGCTCGCGGGAGACGGTCTCGATCACCCTGCGCCCCGAGGTGGGCTGA
- a CDS encoding anti-sigma factor family protein: protein MIGHLGTRASALLDGRVGADEADRLWEHVHGCHQCRDLVERLGAVKTRLGGLGAAPTAGAPDHLKGALKAGLTQGEGYLLLAEQPASPVRRAGTVAATVGGAAGVAVLGLLSLGAAPADAPTADRQVPVTSVTVPSYGPGVVPARGVAGP from the coding sequence GTGATCGGTCACCTCGGCACCCGCGCCAGCGCCCTGCTCGACGGACGGGTCGGCGCCGACGAGGCCGACCGCCTGTGGGAGCACGTGCACGGCTGCCACCAGTGCCGTGACCTGGTCGAGCGGCTCGGGGCCGTCAAGACCCGCCTCGGGGGCCTGGGTGCGGCGCCGACGGCGGGGGCGCCCGACCACCTCAAGGGCGCGCTCAAGGCGGGGCTCACCCAGGGCGAGGGCTACCTGCTGCTCGCCGAGCAGCCTGCCTCGCCCGTACGCCGCGCGGGCACGGTCGCGGCCACGGTGGGCGGCGCCGCCGGCGTCGCCGTCCTCGGGCTGCTCTCCCTGGGGGCGGCGCCCGCCGACGCCCCCACGGCCGACCGCCAGGTGCCGGTCACGTCGGTGACGGTGCCCAGCTACGGGCCCGGCGTGGTGCCGGCCCGCGGGGTCGCCGGTCCCTGA
- the sigE gene encoding RNA polymerase sigma factor SigE: MTGPEHPQQPELAPADLPTWEQVVEDHSDRVYRLAYRLTGDRHDAEDLTQEVFVRVFRSLHTYSPGTFEGWLHRITTNLFLDQARRKQRIRFDALSDERAARLASSSPAPEAAYADQRFDDDVERALATLPPDFRAAVVLCDVEGLSYEEIAQILDAKLGTVRSRIHRGRAMLRSALAHRAPVDGRLRFAGPRPAPDASTLGRAR; this comes from the coding sequence ATGACCGGTCCCGAGCACCCCCAGCAGCCCGAGCTGGCCCCGGCCGACCTGCCCACGTGGGAGCAGGTCGTCGAGGACCACTCCGACCGGGTCTACCGGCTCGCCTACCGCCTCACCGGCGACCGGCACGACGCCGAGGACCTGACCCAGGAGGTCTTCGTGCGGGTCTTCCGGTCGCTGCACACCTACTCCCCGGGCACCTTCGAGGGCTGGCTGCACCGCATCACCACCAACCTGTTCCTCGACCAGGCCCGCCGCAAGCAGCGGATCCGCTTCGACGCGCTCTCCGACGAGCGGGCCGCGCGGCTGGCTAGCAGCTCGCCGGCACCCGAGGCGGCCTATGCCGACCAGCGCTTCGACGACGACGTCGAGCGGGCCCTCGCCACGCTGCCCCCCGACTTCCGCGCCGCCGTGGTGCTCTGTGACGTCGAGGGGCTCAGCTACGAGGAGATCGCCCAGATCCTCGACGCCAAGCTCGGCACCGTGCGCAGCCGCATCCACCGGGGCCGGGCGATGCTGCGCAGCGCCCTGGCCCACCGCGCCCCCGTCGACGGCCGGCTGCGCTTCGCCGGCCCACGCCCGGCCCCCGACGCCAGCACGCTGGGGCGAGCGCGGTGA
- a CDS encoding O-methyltransferase produces the protein MTPISPGGGASLRFLASVLEARAVVEIGTGTGVSGLWLLRGMRGDGVLTTVDIEAEHQRLARQSFTEAGVASQRARTISGSALDVLPRLTDGHYDLVFCDGDKREYSAYLAEALRLLRPGGVVAFDNALWHDRVADPAQRDEETVAIRELGRTVAAHDGLLSVLLPVGDGLLCAKKVWSPDDED, from the coding sequence GTGACGCCGATCAGCCCCGGCGGCGGCGCCTCGCTGCGCTTCCTGGCCTCGGTGCTCGAGGCACGCGCCGTGGTCGAGATCGGCACCGGCACCGGCGTCTCGGGCCTCTGGCTGCTGCGCGGCATGCGCGGCGACGGCGTGCTGACCACCGTCGACATCGAGGCCGAGCACCAGCGCCTGGCCCGCCAGTCCTTCACCGAGGCCGGCGTGGCCTCGCAGCGCGCCCGCACCATCTCGGGCTCCGCGCTCGACGTGCTGCCGCGCCTGACCGACGGCCACTACGACCTGGTCTTCTGCGACGGCGACAAGCGCGAGTACTCCGCCTACCTCGCCGAGGCGCTGCGCCTGCTGCGTCCCGGCGGCGTGGTGGCCTTCGACAACGCCCTGTGGCACGACCGGGTCGCCGACCCCGCGCAGCGCGACGAGGAGACCGTGGCGATCCGCGAGCTCGGGCGCACCGTGGCCGCCCACGACGGCCTGCTCTCGGTGCTGCTGCCCGTCGGCGACGGCCTGCTGTGCGCCAAGAAGGTGTGGAGCCCCGACGACGAGGACTGA
- a CDS encoding leucyl aminopeptidase family protein translates to MPETTAAQLPPQLPTQVAPPEVALSDLGPYAVLGVDVVAVPVLPAGDATDDAEPGTGPVLGPGAAELCEQLGLDLLAILELEEATGAAGEVTRVPVPLGGPDNADLRWVLLVGVGQQRPVDLRRAGAALARAVRNREAVATSVPAVAGPEGLAAGLEAFVVGLVLGSFGFRWSGQEPDQRPVRRVVLSDVEDAEENRAVLARALAVAGAGWQSRLLATVPSNLKNPAWLAAQAVEVAARSGLEVEVWDEQRLEAEGCGGILGVGQASASPPRLIRLDYTPPRATKKTPTVVLVGKGITFDTGGLSIKPAEGMATMKRDMTGGAVVIATMAALREVGCPVRVVGLVAAAENAVSGSAMRPGDVVRHYGGRTSEVTNTDAEGRLVMADALAYGVAELAPAVIVDVATLTGAMKVALGLRTGGFFADDEALAGHIAAAGEASGETLWRMPLADVYEERIASEVADADNAGGGPGAITAALFLRHFTGDVPWAHLDVASVGDSPVDVHEWSAGPTGFGARALLSWLGSEDPLAGVGS, encoded by the coding sequence ATGCCTGAGACCACCGCCGCCCAGCTCCCGCCCCAGCTCCCGACGCAGGTCGCCCCGCCCGAGGTCGCGCTCAGCGACCTCGGCCCGTACGCCGTCCTGGGCGTCGACGTCGTGGCTGTCCCCGTGCTGCCGGCGGGCGACGCCACCGACGACGCCGAGCCCGGCACCGGACCGGTGCTCGGGCCCGGGGCCGCCGAGCTGTGCGAGCAGCTCGGGCTCGACCTGCTCGCGATCCTGGAGCTCGAGGAGGCCACCGGCGCGGCCGGCGAGGTCACCCGGGTGCCGGTGCCGCTGGGCGGGCCCGACAACGCCGACCTGCGCTGGGTGCTGCTCGTCGGGGTAGGCCAGCAGCGCCCGGTCGACCTGCGTCGCGCCGGTGCCGCGCTGGCCCGGGCGGTGCGCAACCGCGAGGCGGTGGCGACCTCGGTGCCGGCCGTGGCCGGGCCCGAGGGGCTGGCCGCGGGCCTGGAGGCCTTCGTCGTCGGGCTGGTGCTCGGCTCCTTCGGCTTCCGCTGGTCGGGCCAGGAGCCCGACCAGCGTCCCGTGCGCCGCGTGGTGCTCAGCGACGTCGAGGACGCCGAGGAGAACCGCGCCGTCCTGGCGCGGGCGCTGGCCGTGGCCGGCGCCGGCTGGCAGTCGCGGCTGCTGGCCACCGTGCCCTCGAACCTGAAGAACCCCGCCTGGCTGGCCGCGCAGGCCGTCGAGGTCGCCGCCCGCTCCGGCCTCGAGGTCGAGGTGTGGGACGAGCAGCGGCTCGAGGCCGAGGGCTGTGGCGGCATCCTGGGCGTCGGGCAGGCCTCGGCCAGCCCGCCGCGCCTGATCCGCCTCGACTACACCCCGCCGCGTGCCACCAAGAAGACCCCGACGGTGGTGCTGGTCGGCAAGGGCATCACCTTCGACACCGGCGGCCTGTCGATCAAGCCCGCCGAGGGCATGGCCACCATGAAGCGCGACATGACCGGCGGCGCGGTGGTCATCGCCACCATGGCCGCGCTGCGCGAGGTCGGCTGCCCGGTGCGCGTCGTGGGCCTGGTCGCCGCGGCCGAGAACGCCGTCTCCGGCAGCGCGATGCGCCCCGGCGACGTGGTGCGCCACTACGGCGGGCGCACCTCCGAGGTCACCAACACCGACGCCGAGGGCCGACTGGTGATGGCCGACGCGCTGGCGTACGGCGTCGCCGAGCTCGCGCCGGCCGTGATCGTCGACGTCGCCACCCTCACCGGGGCGATGAAGGTCGCGCTGGGGCTGCGCACCGGTGGCTTCTTCGCCGACGACGAGGCGCTGGCCGGCCACATCGCCGCCGCCGGCGAGGCGTCGGGCGAGACGCTGTGGCGGATGCCGCTGGCCGACGTCTACGAGGAGCGCATCGCCTCCGAGGTCGCCGACGCCGACAACGCTGGTGGTGGCCCGGGCGCCATCACCGCGGCCCTCTTCCTGCGCCACTTCACCGGCGACGTGCCCTGGGCGCACCTCGACGTGGCCTCGGTGGGCGACTCGCCGGTCGACGTGCACGAGTGGAGCGCCGGCCCGACCGGCTTCGGCGCCCGCGCGCTGCTGAGCTGGCTGGGCTCCGAGGACCCGCTGGCCGGGGTCGGCTCGTGA
- a CDS encoding DUF3117 domain-containing protein: MAAMKPRTGDGPLEVTKEGRGIVMRVPLEGGGRLVVELNADEATALGDALKGVVG, encoded by the coding sequence ATGGCGGCGATGAAGCCGCGGACGGGCGACGGTCCGCTGGAGGTCACCAAGGAAGGGCGCGGCATCGTGATGCGCGTGCCGCTCGAAGGTGGAGGCCGCCTCGTCGTGGAGCTCAACGCCGACGAGGCCACCGCTCTCGGAGACGCCCTCAAGGGCGTCGTCGGCTGA
- a CDS encoding enoyl-CoA hydratase/isomerase family protein has translation MTSQSAPTTVLLDVAAGVATITLNRPEAMNSLDNATKVQLLGALREVADDSAVRCVVITGSGRAFCTGQDLKEHISLLESGGSDALFTTVDEHYNPIVTAIAEMDKPVVAAVNGVAAGAGASIAMACDLRVVAEGAGFNLAFAGVALSCDTGASIHLPQLVGRAKAMELLYFPRTVPAQEALELGLATAVVPVEDFETEIDALAARLAAGPTVAFGAMRRSVAFAAHHGFAETLAFESEQMTRTGSTHDHRAAVEAFVAKQRPQYEGR, from the coding sequence ATGACCTCCCAGAGCGCCCCCACGACCGTGCTGCTCGACGTCGCCGCCGGCGTCGCGACGATCACCCTGAACCGCCCCGAGGCCATGAACAGCCTCGACAACGCGACCAAGGTGCAGCTGCTGGGTGCGCTGCGCGAGGTGGCCGACGACAGCGCCGTGCGCTGCGTGGTGATCACCGGGTCGGGTCGCGCCTTCTGCACCGGCCAGGACCTCAAGGAGCACATCTCGCTGCTCGAGAGCGGCGGCAGCGACGCCCTCTTCACCACCGTCGACGAGCACTACAACCCGATCGTCACCGCCATCGCCGAGATGGACAAGCCCGTCGTCGCGGCCGTCAACGGGGTCGCCGCGGGCGCCGGGGCCAGCATCGCGATGGCCTGCGACCTGCGCGTGGTCGCCGAGGGGGCCGGCTTCAACCTGGCCTTCGCGGGCGTCGCGCTGTCGTGCGACACCGGCGCCTCGATCCACCTGCCCCAGCTGGTCGGGCGGGCCAAGGCGATGGAGCTGCTCTACTTCCCGCGCACGGTGCCGGCCCAGGAGGCCCTCGAGCTCGGCCTGGCGACCGCGGTGGTCCCGGTCGAGGACTTCGAGACCGAGATCGACGCGCTGGCGGCCCGCCTGGCCGCCGGACCCACCGTGGCCTTCGGGGCGATGCGCCGCTCGGTGGCCTTCGCCGCCCACCACGGCTTCGCCGAGACGCTGGCCTTCGAGAGCGAGCAGATGACCCGCACCGGCTCGACGCACGACCACCGTGCCGCCGTCGAGGCGTTCGTGGCCAAGCAGCGCCCGCAGTACGAGGGCCGCTGA